GCGGGCATATCCCTGCCATCCGCACCGAGATCGTGGACTTCACCGGGGCCGGGGATGCGCTGACGGCCGCGGTGATCTTCGCCCTGCTCCATGGGATCCCGATTGAGGAGGCGGTGCGCCTGGGGGTGGCCGCCGCCGCCCTGACCCTCCGCTCCCGGGAGACGGTCTCCCCGGAGCTCAGCCTGGAGCGGCTCTACGAGCAGCTGGTGATCTGAGATCCCTGCGGGGCGATGGCGTTTTCCATCCCCAATTCAGGAGACGCGAACGATGGGCGAGGTCTGGCCGTCCCGTTGGATGGAAACCTTCCTCCGGCTTCAGGAGGAGCTGGTGGCGCTGTTGCGGGAGCTGGTCCTCCGCGAGTCGCCCACCACCGAGAAGGCGGCGGTGGACCGGCTGGGGGAGTTCGTGGCCGAACGCCTGCGGGAGCTGGGGGCTCAGGTGGAGCGGATCCCCCAGGAGGCCGTCGGGGATCACTGGGTCGCCACCTGGGGCGATCCGGAAGCCTCCACGCAAATCCTGACCCTCTGTCACCTGGACACGGTGTGGCCATTGGGGACCCTGGAGCGCATGCCTTTGCGGGAGGAGGACGGGCGCCTCTATGGGCCCGGCGTCTTCGACATGAAAGGCGGGATCGCCGTCCTCCTCGGTGCCCTTCAGGGCCTGCGGACGCTCGGCCTCCATCCCCCGCACCGCGTCCGGATGCTGTTCACCAGCGATGAGGAGACCGGCAGCGAGACCTCCCGCCCGCTGATCGAGGAGGAGGCCCGGCGCAGCCAGCTGGTCCTGTGCCTGGAGCCCGCCCTCCCCGACGGCAGCCTGAAGACGTTCCGCAAAGGGGTGGGGGATTTCATCGTGATCGCGCACGGGCGCTCCGCCCACGCCGGCGCCGATCCCCAGCGCGGGATCAACGCCATCGAGGAGCTGGCGTATCAGATCATGCGCCTGCGCGCCCTGGCCGATCCCCGGCGCGGCACCACTGTGACGGTGGGGGTGATCCGGGGCGGCACCCGACCCAACGTGGTGCCGGAATACGCGGAGATGGTAGTGGACGTGCGGGTGGCGACCCGGGCGGAGATGGACCGGATGGAGAAGGCCTTCCGGAGCCTGCGGCCGGTCCTGGATGGCGCCCGCGTGGAGGTGCGGGGAGGGTTCAACCGACCCCCGATGGAGCGGGACGCCCGGATGGTCGCCACCTTCCGGCGGGCCTGCACCATCGCGGCCGAGCTGGGGCTGACCCTCACGGAAGGAGGGACCGGCGGGGGAAGCGACGCGAACTTCACCGCCGCCCTGGGCGTCCCCACCCTGGATGGCCTGGGGGCGGTGGGCAACGGCGCCCACGCCCTGGATGAGCACGTGTGGATCGCCTCCCTCCCGCAACGGGCCGCCCTGGTCGCCGCTTTGCTGGCTCGATGGACGGTATTATAAACAAGGAAGGGCAACGTGACAGTGGAGTAGGGAAGGGGAATGGAGATGGAGGAGCTGGCCCGCGCGGCGGAGATGATCCGCCGCTCCCGTTATTTGGTGGCCCTGACCGGAGCCGGGATCAGCACCCCTTCGGGGATCCCGGATTTCCGGAGCGAAGGCTCCGGGCTGTGGACGATCTACGATCCGATGGAGGTGGCCTCCATCTGGGCCTTCTCCCGCCGTCCCGAAGCGTTTTTTGAGTGGGTGCGCCCCCTGGCCCGCATGATCCGGGAGGCCCGGCCCAACCCCGCCCATTACGCCCTGGCCCGCTTGGAGGCTGCGGGCATCCTCAAAGCCCTGATCACTCAGAACATCGATGAGCTTCACCAGAAGGCGGGCTCCCGCCGGGTCATCGAGGTGCACGGGCATCTGCGGGAGGCCACCTGCATCCGGTGCTATCGTAAAGTCCCCGCCGCCCCTTACCTGGACGCTTTTCTGGAGAACGGGACGATCCCGCGCTGCGAGGTGTGTGGGGGAGTGCTCAAGCCGAACGTCATCCTGTTCGGGGAGCAGCTGCCGGCCCAGGCTTTCCTCGCCGCCCAGCAGGAGGCCCGCCGGGCGGATGTTTTCCTGGTGGCTGGCTCCTCCCTGGAGGTGGCCCCGGCGGGGGATCTCCCCATCCTGGCTAAGGAACACGGGGCCCGCCTGATCCTGATCAATCTCTCCCCTACCGCTGCTGACCGTTACGCGGATCTGCAGATCCGCGGGGATGTGGCGGAGATCCTCCCCCTCCTGGCGGACGCCGTGCTGGGACCCGCGCGGGAGGAGGCCTTTGGTGCGGAATGAACGTTCAGGAGGACCGGGATGGCGTTGAGGGGAAACCTGCGGGACTTCCACACCACCCAGTTGCTGAACCTCATCCACCTGGCCCGGAAGACCGGGACCCTGACGGTGGAAAGCCGCAACGGCACGGCCCAGCTGTGCTTTAAGGACGGCAAGCTGATCTACGCGGCTTTAGATCGTCAGGACGGCCGCCTGGCCGATGTGCTGATCCGGGCCGGGAAGCTCCGCCCGGAGCAGCTGCAAACCCTGGACCTCTCCCGGGTTCAGGATGACAAGGTCCTGGGGTTGAAGTTGATCGAAGCCGGCTACGTGACCCAGCAGGACATCCTCGCCAGCCTGCGGGCGCAGATGCTGGATGTGGTCTATCGGCTGTTCGCCTGGAGCGAAGGCGCCTTCCGCTTCGAGCCTCACCTCCAACCGGTCCAGAACCGCATCCCGGTCCCCGTGGACCTGGAGAACATCATCATGGAGGGGGTCCGCCGCCTCCGGGAGGTGGAGCGCTTGAAGGAGGAGCTCCCGGATCTGGACATTCCCGTCCGGCTGACCAGCCGCCCCGAGGCCATCCGCAAGGTGCAGCTGAGCCCCGAGGAGTGGCGGGTGATCAGTCAGGTCAACGGGCGGAACACCATTGAGCAGATCATGCGCCGTCTGAACATGGACGAGATCCAGATCCGCCGTATCATC
This DNA window, taken from Thermoflexus hugenholtzii JAD2, encodes the following:
- a CDS encoding M20 family metallopeptidase is translated as MGEVWPSRWMETFLRLQEELVALLRELVLRESPTTEKAAVDRLGEFVAERLRELGAQVERIPQEAVGDHWVATWGDPEASTQILTLCHLDTVWPLGTLERMPLREEDGRLYGPGVFDMKGGIAVLLGALQGLRTLGLHPPHRVRMLFTSDEETGSETSRPLIEEEARRSQLVLCLEPALPDGSLKTFRKGVGDFIVIAHGRSAHAGADPQRGINAIEELAYQIMRLRALADPRRGTTVTVGVIRGGTRPNVVPEYAEMVVDVRVATRAEMDRMEKAFRSLRPVLDGARVEVRGGFNRPPMERDARMVATFRRACTIAAELGLTLTEGGTGGGSDANFTAALGVPTLDGLGAVGNGAHALDEHVWIASLPQRAALVAALLARWTVL
- a CDS encoding SIR2 family NAD-dependent protein deacylase, producing the protein MEMEELARAAEMIRRSRYLVALTGAGISTPSGIPDFRSEGSGLWTIYDPMEVASIWAFSRRPEAFFEWVRPLARMIREARPNPAHYALARLEAAGILKALITQNIDELHQKAGSRRVIEVHGHLREATCIRCYRKVPAAPYLDAFLENGTIPRCEVCGGVLKPNVILFGEQLPAQAFLAAQQEARRADVFLVAGSSLEVAPAGDLPILAKEHGARLILINLSPTAADRYADLQIRGDVAEILPLLADAVLGPAREEAFGAE
- a CDS encoding DUF4388 domain-containing protein produces the protein MALRGNLRDFHTTQLLNLIHLARKTGTLTVESRNGTAQLCFKDGKLIYAALDRQDGRLADVLIRAGKLRPEQLQTLDLSRVQDDKVLGLKLIEAGYVTQQDILASLRAQMLDVVYRLFAWSEGAFRFEPHLQPVQNRIPVPVDLENIIMEGVRRLREVERLKEELPDLDIPVRLTSRPEAIRKVQLSPEEWRVISQVNGRNTIEQIMRRLNMDEIQIRRIIYGLLQAGLIELGTPPPAAPPPGVPSPRPGSGVSRSVVEKLINYFRRL